The DNA segment TACAATGTATTCGATGAGCTATCTATCTAAAATGATAGATGAAGGTGATAACTCTGACTTGACTTAGATCCTACACAAAAAAAATAGTCAGGTTTGATTTAACCGGTTTAACTCATTTAAAATATTGTTACAACCAAATTCAATCCACCGGTCCATTTTATGGTCAGAGTTTGCAAACTTGGTCACGTCTCATTTATAACTTGTCAACTAGCTATATCTGTCAATCGAATTGACCTATTTACATCGGTCGTATGCAAATTATATGACTTTAATTGTGTTCGAGTTATGATTGATGTTTTTCACAAGGATAAATATATATGTCGTGTTCAAGGTTCATCCATTTAAACTCGTCGACCCAAACCTAACAACCTGATACGTTTATCATCCGTAACTAATATAAAACCGGCTGATTCTTTAAGGATAAATTACAACAATTAAGCACAATTCACCAAGGAGACATAGCAGCAACCTTGACCCAAGCAGGCCTGGAAAGAATATCAGCGGCCCAAGCGCGCACGTGTGGCCGCCCCTGAAACCATCCCTTGGCCTTGGTGGATCGTAAGTAATGCATCCCGGGTAGGTGGTGTAGATCCGCCAGTGTGAAGCTATCTCCGCCCAAATACTTGCTCTCCTTGAGCCGTTGTTCGTACACATCAAGCACACTCTCCAGCTTCCTTTGGTACTCGCGCACATCTTTATTACCGCCTTCATTCCCCTCTATAGCAGCTTCAATTAGCTTCGAGAACGGTTGATCAAATCTCTGATTCTCCGTATCCATCCAGACTGTTTGTATCGCCAGCTTAATCGGATCCTTCATTATCAGATCCGTTCCTTTACCGTCGTATTTGTTTGCTATGTACTGTGTGATTGCTCTTGATTCTGTAACAAACAAAGAAACGGATCCTGAGCTACTATCAGAAACAAAATAAACTCTCTTAGTCTCTTGTATTTcatttgtaatatatatatatacaaaattacCTAATTTATACAACAAATTGTGAAATCTAAAGTAATAGATGTAGATTTTATAGTGTTGAATTACCGAAAAGTGTGACGTCACCGTCTTCTAAGGCTGGAAGTTCACCAAACGGCTGTGCATCATGTACACAACACATATAATATAAACATCAGATGTAGAGAAATTTGAATACACAATGTGTAAAATACATGTTATACGTACGTTCCGTGCGAGGAAACGAGGCGTTTTGTGTTCTCCGGCGGCTGTGTTGACTGTGATGAACTCAAAATGGACTTCTTTCTCGTAGAGACAAGCTTGAACACGTTGTGTGGTGTCTGAAGCGACGGTTCCGTACAGTTTTAGTGCCATATTGTTGTAGTGATGATTTCTTTTGAACAAAAATTAGTTGATGAAATTGTGAGATGTACAATGAAACGATGATTAACAGCTGAATTGGGGATGATGATTTTTGTAATGAAAGATGTGTTTGAAGCAGATCATATATAGATGCATTAAATTACAATACTAGTCCTTGGATTCTTTCCCATTGTTCATTTTCGGTTATTTGAGTTTTGAAGTTTCTCCTTAATTTGAACAACCAAAAGAAAACTTTTAAATTTGACACTGAAACGCTTAATTTGAACAACCAAAAGAAAACTTTTAAAAAGTCTCTTAAGTTAGTTTAATCAATTCAAATATAAACTTCAATAAATAATAGAGTAGAATTTTCGTCGCAGTGATTTACACTTATTCTCACATACTAATcctatttgaaaaaaaaaaaaaaagtcattcCAATCTCTGTGATTATCAATTGGAATCAATCACGTCCCTGTTAAGATAAAGTGTTAGTCAATGGTTAGTTGACGAGGGCAGGAATGTCTTCAACCTTATAATTTCAAGGGTAATATGGTCATTTCACTCTTTACAACCCTAAATGCACCAATAAACCCATATCTTCATCCAGATCTCCCAATCTTCTTCTCCTCTTTGCATCTACCATTTCCGTTAATTTGCatctttgtttttcttttgaaGACCCGTTACAAATTCAATTGCATAAGGTTTGTTATTCTTGGTAGAAGATGgttcccctctctctctctctctctctctctctctctctctctctctctctctctctctctctctctctctctctctctctctctctctctctctctctctctctctcaagaaATTACTAAAGAGGTTTTGTATATAGCTAATTTTATTGTGAACATCGTAATTAACTTTACATATTTATTGGAGATATAAAAGTAATAGCTCAGAATGTTTGTATGGTTGTTAGAGAGTTCTAACGAGttataaagaagaagatgaactTTCGCACTTGCACTTTTGGTCCATGGAAGGTATTATAGTCATTTAATCAGTTCAGTAATGTTCAACTAACGGATGTTTCTAACAGAGACGTGATGGATTCCAATTGACAACCACAGGGACTGGAATGACCTTTTTTTTTCAAATAGGTTGTATGTGAGAACAAATGTAAACCATAAGGACAAAAATTGTACTTTACTCTAAATAATATTTTTCAAACAATTTTTCATAGTTATACATTTCTTACAAAAATAACTATTGTTTATATTTGTGACACTTTTTACgcatgttttcaaaacatttttttattcatttttttacATAGTGGTGTTCTCATACTCAGTTCGTGTAAATGTTTACGCACGTTGTCAAACTTTTTTTACGCACGTTGTCAAACTTTTTTTACGCACGTTATCAAAATTGTTTCTACGCACGTTACCGGGTGTTTTTTTAAAAAGTTGTAGTGCAAAGTCATCAAACGTTAACTAATGAAATAGAAATTCTCAATAAACATATAAGACAAATGTAGCTTGCATTTTATAAAGAACATTATGTCGGAATTAGAGAAAATAGAGCAAAAAGAAATAGATACCATTTTCgataattttttattttctaagAAACATGTAAGACAAATGTAGCTTGCATTTTATAAAGAACATTATGTCATAATTAGAGAAAATAGAGCAAAAAGAAATCGATAtcatttttgatatttttttattttctaaattacGTAATACTTTTGGTGTTTGAATTTAAAACCTAAAGTATTTTTTCccaattttaaatataaaaagtataacaGAGATGAAAGAAGAGAGATATTGTTATGTCAGACATATAAATGATGATTTGATGTGTTTTGGAGATAAGAGAGAGATGATGTGACAGTAAGAGAAGAAGATTAAAATACTCTTTTGAATTAAATTGATTATAGGTGATGTGTTAAAATTCTATTGCATGGGAGAAGTTCTCGTGATTCTCGCAACTGGTAGTGGTTCCTCCTTGAACCGGATCCTATATATGTATATGAGAATGAGATGGGGTCCAGAGGTAATTTTATACTTTTTTTCAATAATTAAAATTAGGTGGCAAGACTCCATTATTTTTCCTTCACTGTAATAAAACATACAAATATGTTATAGACATGAGGTATAAAGCAGTTAAACGAGTCGTATTCATGTTTGATACTTGTGTTAACCACATTGTCTTTGACCTGTTAAACACGATATTTTCCAGTCAAATGAGGGATGGGTAGGACGTAGGTTAAGTACTAATGGTGATGGATAGGAAAAGATGATGATGTGGCATTGATGTAGCAGTGAATGATGACGATGGGTGATGGCTATAATGTATAGCCTTAGACTACCCGGTGTGGTAGGCAAGGAGCCAAATCCTGCCACGTGTCTGTCACCTAGGCTACTAGACAGTGGGGCTTTGCCCTCAAAAACCTCAAAACCATGAGGTAGTAGGCAAGGGCAAGGGCAAGGGGCGTGTCTTTTTTATTAAATCTTATAAAAATACAATTAAATCCCCACCAAAAATCTAGTCAAACCATACCGGTACTGTACTGTATTGTACCGAGCATATTCAGTACCTGTACCCAACTTTGACGATTTATGGGATCGGTATTTTTGATACCtttaccgagctcatccctactttGAATAAAAATTACAAGTATTTGGATGGTCAACGAACCCCTAGTGTCACACCTGAACCGATGGAGGAACATTGAGGCGAGATGTAATAGATtgctcaaagacatcataacactaaaatTTGTGATATATATTAAGATTCAAAATATCATTTCCATATAATCGAATAACACACTACATTGTTCAAAAAGGAAGTACAACAATCGGGAATTTCATAACTAAAAACATTAAAATGCATAAATAAATTAGGTGAGTATCTAAATCCACCCTAAGTAGTTTCTTGTGATAGCATCATCAAACATTTCCTGCAACATGTATAAAATATCAGTCAACACAAATTATGTCGGTGAGTATACTAGTTTGTTTATATAGCATAGATAGAATAAGTCTCTAATCCACATGTTTATAGCATACTAAATCATGTAACATACTATCATGCAATAGACTAAGTATCAATCAAAAGTTTGGTACTAGCGTAACCTTATCAACGAAGAAAATAAGGCCGTAAAGAATAACTTAACAATGACCCACAAAACGGGCGGTGTGCTAATCCTATAGCGTTGtacatgttaagggaggcttgCAAGGTTAATGCTAGATGTCTAAGCATAAGTATAATCTACCATGTAATCACAATTAGCATAACAAATAAGCATGTTTAAGGATTGAGTGTTTGCATAAGTTTgtttgtatgtgtgtatgtgtatttAGTATGGATACATATTGCAATCCAAATAGTGTTTAAAGCGTAAAAGGGTCTAATATGAACTCACGGTTTTGCGAAGAAATTTCCACAAAATGTGAGTGATCGAGTTTGGAGGATGGAATACCAAAGTCACCCTAAAATGGTAAACAAAGGTGTATGAGTAGAAAGATTTGGAGTTTGGAATATAAATGGAATTTACGAACATAAAAATACATAAAACATATCCCACTTAGACACTTATTTGGACGCTATTATTAATATATGTTTTTCATGAGTGCTAACACCCATTAGAATTCCAAAATAAGGAATCCAAGACTATGATATTTTCCACCTTAACACATAACACTCAACCATGGGTTGGTTGATATTATGGTTTAGTTTTGGAATGATATTATATATGAATTATACGTATATAGTCAAGTATTAGTCAAGCATTAGAGGTAGGGTAATCCACTAACCTCAAGAATTTTTGCACAAAATCACCAACATAGTTGATGATTCTGATGGTCATGAATACAAGTAAAGAAAATGCATAAGTAACTAACTATTTTGCTAAGTAACCGAGTGAGGTATGGTGGAAGTTTAGTTGTAGAACCAATGTTCTCAACAACACCATTTACACCTTAACACGAGTCTTCCAACATCACGTGATTGGAGGCTTTGTGTGGTTTCATTCACAATGTTGTTTGTAGGTTAATTTGAGACTTAGAACATGTAAAATAGAGGCATATGAACCTCAAAGTTTCTCGATTTAAACCTCAACACAAGTCCTTCAACATAGAAATTTGTTGGTGACTTGGTTTGGCATGCAAAAGTTCCAAAAAACAAGGTTAAGACAAACAAGTGTATAAGGTTTATTAAAATCCCAACTTGGACCTCAAAAATGGTTATTTGTCATCTTTGTTTACCTTGATAAACAAGTGATGATACTCCTTGAGGTGTTCCAAGTATGGGGAACAAGTAAAACAAGAAAGTGGCCAAAACTCACTATTTTGGACTTTGAGTTTTTTGCCCAAAGTTGAAGATCTTGAAGTTTAAAGAATGTTTGGGAGTGATTTAGAGGTAGTGAAATTGTTTGAAGGTGTTAGGAGTTGGTATTTATAAGTGGGATAAGTGGTTGGGGTTTTAATGGAGGTGGTTGAGAGTTAGAAGGAGATAAAGTTCAAAATTAACAAGAAATTCACGTATTCTGCAGCAGATGGACCCCTTGCAGACCGCAAGGGGGGTCATAAGGTCCACAAGGACCTCTAATCCTTCAAACAAATCCagttttggtccttgtggttattttgttgtcattttatgCCATAAACTATAATGTTAAACATTTTAaggtgtatgtaagcatgtattaTAATAAAACACGTATGAATAACATTTTAAAGAAGATATAATCTCGATGTATTAACCagctggggtagcccagttggccaccgacacccacctcttaccaagaggtaccgggttcgaaCCTTGGGGCGAACAAAGTACCCTTAAAGGGTCGGCTCGGCAAGGGTATTTACTGCCAGGCTCAGGCTTGTCGGGTGGCGGCCTGGGAGGGGTTATCCCctccgcggtcaggggtaccgtgcattACCCCCTATAATCTCGATGTATTTCTCGATTTTGAGTTAAAAATATGTATTCGTGATTGTTTACGTATCATGCAAGAATAATTAggcaaaaataatataaaaggtGTTTTCCTTTATGATCAAGTCTCAAATTACAAGGAAATGAATGGAGAACATGAATTACATTAAAatggaaagaatgaaaaatacgAGACATTACACCTAGTTTTCCGGCCAtatatctatttattttttatcttaAAAATTGTAACTTTAAAACAATTTATCAAGTTATCCAATAATTTAAGTCTAAGTTATCCCATAATTTAAGTCGGCGTTTATCTACATTTATatctatatatttaataaaaaaagatAAGAAAATTATTGAAAGAAGAAAGGACATATTGGTAAAATACTAATTCCTTTATAATTCATCACATTAATTTTTCTCTTTtcaattaattagtcaactaatcattaattatcctacatataatctacaaaacctacacaaatcaaaattttcctacatatatcctacacattatagaattttatcatACACACGtcaaaatttatcttacacacattgtaatttattctacactttatattaagttattttttaatttgaaaaaagtaaatatattttgaaaaggagttacaaatttaatttacttAGTTATTAAAGAGAaataatacaaattaatgatctatgtaagtttaccaatataccctgagaataaaattaaatacaaatattaaataaagtaaaataaaaaattcttattggttgaaacttcttcttttttttcttcttacaaataatttcttctcatttgaccCTTCCACTATTTAGAACTGTGGAAAACCTCATTGTAAAGGGGAAGAGCAGTAGAGGCAGACCTAAATTGACATGAGATGAGCAAATTAGGAAAGATTTGTTAGCATTGCAcctttctgaggacatggtctAGGATAAGAGTTTGTGGATGCGTAAAACTAAGGTGAAGGACTTTTAGGAGAGGCTGCATTTGTCTCGTGCTTTGTTTTAGGAGTCTAGATTCCTTACTTTCTAGGTGGACCTTGTATGTGATTACCTTCTTTTAGTTATGTTTATAtgttttttatgatatatttgtttt comes from the Helianthus annuus cultivar XRQ/B chromosome 4, HanXRQr2.0-SUNRISE, whole genome shotgun sequence genome and includes:
- the LOC110937356 gene encoding glutathione S-transferase is translated as MALKLYGTVASDTTQRVQACLYEKEVHFEFITVNTAAGEHKTPRFLARNPFGELPALEDGDVTLFESRAITQYIANKYDGKGTDLIMKDPIKLAIQTVWMDTENQRFDQPFSKLIEAAIEGNEGGNKDVREYQRKLESVLDVYEQRLKESKYLGGDSFTLADLHHLPGMHYLRSTKAKGWFQGRPHVRAWAADILSRPAWVKVAAMSPW